From Cucumis melo cultivar AY chromosome 3, USDA_Cmelo_AY_1.0, whole genome shotgun sequence:
AAAGGACATGGGCATAAATGTCAGGAAGAAGGCTGAAAACATCGTGACCCTTTTGAATGATAAAGATAAAATACAAGAAGTGAGAAATAAAGCAGCTTCAAATCGTGAAAAGTAAGTGAACATTTGAGGTATCTggttcatttttcattttctagATTGACTACCTAAGAGTGGACAGTTTCATTTGTGGGCTTCTCCTCACAAATTGATCCTTggttaaaatattaaaaagagtGGGGATAAAACCTTTACTGACTGTGTAGTAAATATATGGCATTAACAATGAGCCTCAGTAACACTACAGCATTAGACTATACCAATTTTCCTTGAGCTTTAATCTGGGAGCCCGAGTTAAGGTAATTTGCTGCAAGATCAATTATATAAACATGTTGGAAAAGCTTGCATTAACTAAATGAAGAAAAAGTGTAGTCGTTATCTTTTACTTTCATCAATATTTTGTGAGAGGACTGAATTTCGTACATCTTAGCTTGTTTGTGTTGCGGTAAATCTTTCCTCCCTTGAATCAACCATCACTAAAGCCATAGTCCCTCGTTTCTTGTTTTTAGCATCTCATCTTATTTGGCGTTGGACTTTGTCAAATTGTCTAAGAATCTCTGACTTTCTAATAAATACATTTAACTCTCTTCTTATATTTACTTTCCTCTACACTAACATTAGTGGATGTAGGCAATTGAACAAAATCTACGGTGAGTGTAGGGGCTTTATACATACCACTTTGAAGGGAATCCAGGGAAACTTATTAATACATTGGTTTTTCATGCTGCTATATGTAAACCCAGCTTTTTCATACCAACCATATAGGTTGTTGTATTGGAGCTCAGTCATCATACACATTGATTTTTCAGAATAACTAGTGTATTGTCCATTCTTTAGGTACTTTGGACTTTCATCTACTGGAATTACTTACAAGTCAGGTTCAGCCTCGTATGGCAGCAGTAGTTATTATAGCAGTGATAGTTATCAAGGTCAGAGTACCTTTAGAAGCGATAGATTCCGTGATAGGAGCAGTGACAGGGATTCATTTAGAAAGGAAAAGGATGACCAGGATGATTTTAAAAAGTCAGATTGGGCCCCTAAGCCGGATGGCAAGGGTTCTGCACAAAACAACAGGTATGTACTTGTTGAATATTTACCCTTTTACTAGATTCTATTGACTGAATATAATGTTTTATTCCGAAAATGCATCGTTGTGGGGAGTTCCCCATACCTGTGACCTTAGTTTGTTCTTCCTCTGATGAAATATATTATCGATTTTTATTAAGAAGATTGGTGTTAGATTGTTGGACTTGGAGAAGGTTCTccgaacaaaaagaaaaaaaacacctGTTCCCTTAAGGCACGGTTCTTTGGTTGAGTTTTGTTTGGACTCTGGTCTCTGTTTATATTGGACAAATATCAATGCCTAATGTTTTTTAAATGAGAAGCTGATCAGAAGTTATTGCATCATGGTTGGGAGAAGTTATGTGAAGACAGACAGAGTTATAGACATTGCTCTATAGTTTTATGTTGCCTTGCTTTCTAATAAGGAGAATTCTTTTTCAGCAAGGATCAAAGTAAAACATCATTTAGTACATCTAAGCCATCAAAGAAGGCGAGTGACTCTGCAAATCAGACTTCCTCCTTCAGTGCTAGCACCCCTACAAATAATTCTGATgaagattttgatgattttgatCCTCGTGGGACttccaccaccaccaccaccacaaGTAAGTGTTTTCAATGTTGAAATGTATGTGTTTGTTTTGTTGCAATAATATAATTCGTGAAAAAATGTTGAACGTGGCTTATTTTTGTAGCTTAAATGCTGTGGACATTTGGCTGTGATAGACATTAGGACtataaatgagaaaaatttTCTACTCATTTTGcttggttttttaaaataatttaattgtcCCAGTTATTTGTATTTAGTTTTCCTTAACCATTTCTTCCATTATGTTTATTGATTGGCATTGTTTTGTTATTAAATGAAGATAAAATAACTTTTACCTTTTTATACACAGAATTTTAGCGTATGCCGCCCATTTCTCTTCATAATTTAATCGCAAATTAGAATAACCCATATTTTCAGCTCTCTCCACAAACCAAAGTACATTTTTAACCATGGGGAAAAATATGCTCTTACTCTAGCTTCTATATATTGTCTTTTGCCTTTATGTTCTTAAAGAGTAAGAGATCCCAGTACACGACAAATGGGTGGTAAATGGACAATATTGATAAAGAGTGCAATGTGAGATGTCTTAATATAATACACATTTGTGCTTGTAATTAAGGAGCATCTTGAGATTGTTTATCTTGATATTAGACGGAATATGATCTGCACGTGTTGTTTTGATGGTTAGGTTATGCTCGtgagttttatttatttaactaaattttgGCCCATAGAAAGTTTCACAGGGTTCTCTTGTATTGTCAATATATTTCCGTTACTCTGAAATGTGTTGTATCAAACTATTCCTCTTGGTATTGACTAAAAGCCAACTAATATTTTCCTAATTAGCTGATAACAAGCATAGTCTAGTTGAAGACTCTAACAAGCACCGACGGATTTAGCATAGGCCCAGGGGGGCTCGAGACCCCtctcaactttattgtctttatataatatatataaagaaaactatttaattattaatatttatcattagTTTAGTGGTTATTCTGACTGTCAAGCCTCCCTTCGCACCCAGGTTCAAATTCTACCTACGTAGTATATTTCCTAGATCCGCCACTGCTAACAAGATACTAGAGTAAATACTAATCATCGTGATGAGATATCACTTTGTGGATGTTTCCATAGATACTAGAAAGCACACTCCTTCCTTATTCATTTCATGTAAGGGAAGATCCTGAAATTGAGAGTTGGAGGGGTCAAGTAAACTGTACcagtaataaataataaattctaAAAGAGAGAGCTTGTGATCTACGATCAAAATTACCCTTTgtagaaaaatgaaatattcTTGATGATTAAATTAGTTAGGCCATGCTAAGCCATAAAAAGCCTAAAACtagaaaatcaaataaataaggGAATTTTCTCATTATGAGTTGAACCTTTTGACAGAAGCTGCTGCACCAAGCCCCAATGGGGTGGATCTTTTTGGAGACAGTTTACTTGGAGATTTCATGGATGGCCCAGCTCTTGTTCCTCCTGGAAAGCCGGACACCAGTTCTCCTGAGGTTGATCTGTTTGCAGATGCTACTTTTGTATCAGCTCCAGCGCAAGTGGAAAAGGAACCCAATTCCCCATTAAAGGTTCGCAATAATTTAGGATTTTCAGTAATGCCATTAGTTTCCACAATGTGCTTCCATAGATAAGGAGAAGAAACAAATTCTTTTGGTTACGGCAATCACTCCATAAGTTTCTCCTTCTGATCAttaattttttctcttttttcttaaaaagaagTTTCTTACCCTCTTTACAGACTACAGAGGTTGATTTGTTCGCTTCTCAACCTGCTTCAGTTTCTGCAACAGTAGACTTTTTTGCCTCTCCGGAGCCAGTTGTACAAACAGGAACCAACTTTGCAAGTGCAGCAAGAGACAACAAAGCTTCACAACCTGCTTCAAATTCTTCAACGATCGACTTTTTTGCCTCTTCTGAGCCGGTTGTCGAAACAGAAACTAACTTTGTGAGTGCAGCAAGAGACATTAAAGCTTCACAACCTGCTTCAGTTTCTGCACCAGTTGACTTATTTGCCTCTCCTGAGCCAGTTTTAAAAACAGAAACCAACTTTGCTAGTGCATCAAGGGACAGTAAAGCTGTGGATCCATTTGCTGCTCTTCCACTTAACTCTTTTGATGGATCGGATCTTTTTGGTGCACCGTCTTCCCATTCTGAACCATCACAACTTTCTCAGAATCCTGTTGGTGGCCCATCTAATAATTTAGATGGAAAATCTATCAACAGTTCAATAGCTCCAGCCAAGAAGAATACTTTCCAGGTCAAATCTGGGATTTGGGCGGATTCACTTAGTCGAGGGTTGATTGATCTTAATATATCTGCTCGTAAGTCTATCTTAACTATCACAATCCTTTTTATTGACCCTGTTTTTCATTCacctttctttcctttcttcttgaGCTAATTAAGACATTTCATAGACAATATTTAGGAATGGAATGTACTTTATTGTTATTTTGTTCTGAGATGGATCTCTGGAATAGAAGTGTGCTAATTGGATAGGGGCTGAATTAACATAAGTCATCGTCGAATAGATCTCACTTTAAAATAGGTAAAAAGTCCCTCATTAAGTCTCTAAACTTCCTATTTTGTGCCTCGTATGTTATTGACTCGTATCAATGTTTTGATGTCCCATTGGAAAATTTCCATCTAATTTAGGTTGTGTATGCCTCCCCGTATTTGACATTTTTATAGTGTACCAACCTCTTAAACATAAAATCAAAAGTTTAGAGAACTATTAGACACAAACATGTGTTTGTTCAAGgagtaacttttaatttaacCCGAAACAATATCTTATTTCTTCTTAAAATATTACAACCTATTCATCACTTGTCATGAGAAATGGTTGATAGATTCTCTTAATTTATTGCTCCCCACAAAGGCACTTTTGGTTTGTTTTAATGCAACCACCCCCTTAACACAAAACTTGCTTTGCTTGCATTGCAGCCAAGAAGGTTTCCCTGGTAGATGTCGGTGTCGTGGGCGGACTGAGCGATTTCTCAGACGAGAGAGAGAAAGGACCAGCACCTACTTATTACATGGGGCAAGCAATGGGTGCGGGATCTGGTCTTGGTAGGACAGGATCACAGGCGCTTGGAGACGATTTCTTTTCGC
This genomic window contains:
- the LOC103487801 gene encoding clathrin interactor EPSIN 1 isoform X2 — its product is MDFMKVFDQTVREIKREVNLKVLKVPEIEQKVLDATDDEPWGPHGSALAEIAQATKKFSETQMVMNVLWTRLSETGKNWRLVYKALAVIEYLVSHGSERAVDDIIEHTFQISSLSSFEYVEPSGKDMGINVRKKAENIVTLLNDKDKIQEVRNKAASNREKYFGLSSTGITYKSGSASYGSSSYYSSDSYQGQSTFRSDRFRDRSSDRDSFRKEKDDQDDFKKSDWAPKPDGKGSAQNNSKDQSKTSFSTSKPSKKASDSANQTSSFSASTPTNNSDEDFDDFDPRGTSTTTTTTTAAPSPNGVDLFGDSLLGDFMDGPALVPPGKPDTSSPEVDLFADATFVSAPAQVEKEPNSPLKTTEVDLFASQPASVSATVDFFASPEPVVQTGTNFASAARDNKASQPASNSSTIDFFASSEPVVETETNFVSAARDIKASQPASVSAPVDLFASPEPVLKTETNFASASRDSKAVDPFAALPLNSFDGSDLFGAPSSHSEPSQLSQNPVGGPSNNLDGKSINSSIAPAKKNTFQVKSGIWADSLSRGLIDLNISAPKKVSLVDVGVVGGLSDFSDEREKGPAPTYYMGQAMGAGSGLGRTGSQALGDDFFSQLSGQQYQFGGFQK
- the LOC103487801 gene encoding clathrin interactor EPSIN 1 isoform X1 is translated as MDFMKVFDQTVREIKREVNLKVLKVPEIEQKVLDATDDEPWGPHGSALAEIAQATKKFSETQMVMNVLWTRLSETGKNWRLVYKALAVIEYLVSHGSERAVDDIIEHTFQISSLSSFEYVEPSGKDMGINVRKKAENIVTLLNDKDKIQEVRNKAASNREKYFGLSSTGITYKSGSASYGSSSYYSSDSYQGQSTFRSDRFRDRSSDRDSFRKEKDDQDDFKKSDWAPKPDGKGSAQNNSKDQSKTSFSTSKPSKKASDSANQTSSFSASTPTNNSDEDFDDFDPRGTSTTTTTTKAAAPSPNGVDLFGDSLLGDFMDGPALVPPGKPDTSSPEVDLFADATFVSAPAQVEKEPNSPLKTTEVDLFASQPASVSATVDFFASPEPVVQTGTNFASAARDNKASQPASNSSTIDFFASSEPVVETETNFVSAARDIKASQPASVSAPVDLFASPEPVLKTETNFASASRDSKAVDPFAALPLNSFDGSDLFGAPSSHSEPSQLSQNPVGGPSNNLDGKSINSSIAPAKKNTFQVKSGIWADSLSRGLIDLNISAPKKVSLVDVGVVGGLSDFSDEREKGPAPTYYMGQAMGAGSGLGRTGSQALGDDFFSQLSGQQYQFGGFQK